A single window of Jaculus jaculus isolate mJacJac1 chromosome 14, mJacJac1.mat.Y.cur, whole genome shotgun sequence DNA harbors:
- the Nanos2 gene encoding nanos homolog 2, whose protein sequence is MEPLAFDMWRDYFNLSQVILALIPSQRERLEVNDIEQDTLKPPLKKDQEPGISGGLSGLCNFCKHNGESRHVYTSHELKTPDGVVVCPILRHYVCPLCGATGDQAHTLKYCPLNDSQQSLYRRSGRNSAGRKVKR, encoded by the coding sequence ATGGAGCCCCTGGCCTTTGACATGTGGAGGGATTACTTCAACCTGAGCCAGGTGATACTGGCTTTGATCCCTAGCCAGAGGGAAAGGTTGGAGGTCAATGACATTGAACAGGACACCCTGAAACCGCCACTGAAGAAAGATCAGGAACCAGGGATCTCTGGGGGCCTGTCGGGCCTGTGTAACTTCTGCAAACACAACGGGGAATCTCGTCACGTCTACACCTCACACGAGCTGAAGACACcagatggtgtggtggtgtgtccCATCCTGAGACACTACGTCTGTCCCCTCTGCGGAGCCACTGGGGACCAGGCACACACGCTCAAGTACTGTCCACTTAATGACAGCCAGCAGTCTCTCTACCGTCGGAGTGGACGCAACTCAGCTGGCCGCAAAGTCAAGCGCTAA